Proteins from a single region of Trypanosoma brucei brucei TREU927 chromosome 7, complete sequence:
- a CDS encoding histone H2A, putative (Part of an H2 histone array. Number of copies in the array is uncertain.): MATPKQAVKKASKGGSSRSVKAGLIFPVGRVGTLLRRGQYARRIGASGAVYMAAVLEYLTAELLELSVKAAAQQTKKTKRLTPRTVTLAVRHDDDLGALLRNVTMSRGGVMPSLNKALAKKQKSGKHAKATPSV, translated from the coding sequence ATGGCAACACCCAAGCaggcagtgaagaaggcatCGAAGGGCGGGAGCAGCCGCTCTGTGAAGGCGGGGTTGATCTTCCCTGTGGGTCGCGTTGGTACGCTGCTGCGCCGCGGACAGTATGCCCGCCGCATCGGTGCTTCTGGCGCTGTGTACATGGCGGCTGTGCTGGAGTACTTGACTGCCGAACTGCTGGAGCTATCCGTGAAGGCTGCTGCCCaacagacgaagaagacgaagcGCTTGACGCCACGCACAGTAACCCTTGCTGTACGCCACGACGACGACCTTGGTGCGTTGCTGCGCAACGTGACCATGTCCCGCGGAGGTGTGATGCCGAGCCTCAACAAAGCTCtggcgaagaagcagaagagcgGAAAGCACGCGAAGGCGACGCCAAGCGTCTAG
- a CDS encoding protein kinase, putative: MGIVGEYEILETLGTGAFSKVKLVRHLPTNVYFVAKIIQKSNQQVETDVRLEISILRRLRHRNIVQLIEILESSNNYYIILEPVLGGDVCSLVLSQEGGLAEDFVANLFFQLVAGLRACHQNGVAHRDLKPENLLLTGEKVLKISDFGLSRLHKQSNFHAEAEEYAHTLTGTLAYVAPEVLDGNYDAFKADIWSIGCILYVMLTGQFPFGPTTDACELGERIKDGRVCEMPKSVSENARELTMWLLSRDPASRPSLDEVATHAFLRQHVPAKNIMALTRSRQAKILAPDPSEFSSAIPEEKQVANS, translated from the coding sequence ATGGGAATAGTAGGAGAGTATGAAATATTAGAAACTCTAGGAACTGGTGCATTTAGCAAGGTAAAGTTGGTGCGGCACCTACCCACGAATGTGTATTTTGTTGCCAAGATCATCCAGAAGAGCAATCAACAGGTAGAAACGGATGTCAGACTGGAAATATCGATCCTTCGGAGGTTGAGACATCGCAACATTGTGCAACTAATAGAAATTTTGGAAAGTTCTAATAACTATTACATCATACTGGAACCCGTCCTTGGTGGCGATGTTTGCAGTCTTGTATTGTCCCAAGAGGGCGGCCTTGCCGAAGATTTTGTTGCCAACCTTTTCTTCCAGCTCGTGGCAGGGTTGCGTGCATGCCACCAAAATGGAGTTGCTCATCGAGACTTAAAGCCGGAAAATTTGCTGTTAACTGGAGAAAAAGTACTGAAGATATCAGATTTTGGGTTAAGCCGCCTGCACAAACAAAGTAATTTCCATGCGGAAGCGGAAGAATATGCTCATACTCTTACAGGCACTTTAGCGTACGTTGCGCCTGAAGTCCTTGATGGAAATTATGATGCATTTAAAGCAGATATATGGTCAATTGGATGTATACTTTATGTTATGCTTACGGGTCAGTTCCCCTTCGGCCCCACAACCGATGCTTGTGAGCTCGGTGAGCGAATAAAAGATGGCAGGGTCTGTGAAATGCCCAAGTCAGTTAGTGAAAATGCACGGGAGTTGACAATGTGGCTATTGTCCCGTGATCCGGCCAGTAGGCCTTCACTGGATGAGGTGGCAACTCACGCATTTCTTAGACAACATGTCCCTGCGAAGAACATTATGGCACTTACACGTAGTAGACAAGCGAAAATATTGGCGCCCGACCCCTCAGAATTTAGTAGCGCAATACCGGAGGAGAAACAAGTTGCAAACAGCTAA
- a CDS encoding histone H2A, putative (Part of an H2 histone array. Number of copies in the array is uncertain.) has translation MATPKQAVKKASKGGSSRSVKAGLIFPVGRVGTLLRRGQYARRIGASGAVYMAAVLEYLTAELLELSVKAAAQQTKKTKRLTPRTVTLAVRHDDDLGALLRNVTMSRGGVMPSLNKALAKKQKSGKHAKATPSV, from the coding sequence ATGGCAACACCCAAACaggcagtgaagaaggcgTCGAAGGGCGGGAGCAGCCGCTCTGTGAAGGCGGGGTTGATCTTCCCTGTGGGTCGCGTTGGTACGCTGCTGCGCCGCGGACAGTATGCCCGCCGCATCGGTGCTTCTGGCGCTGTGTACATGGCGGCTGTGCTGGAGTACTTGACTGCCGAACTGCTGGAGCTATCCGTGAAGGCTGCTGCCCaacagacgaagaagacgaagcGCTTGACGCCACGCACAGTAACCCTTGCTGTACGCCACGACGACGACCTTGGTGCGTTGCTGCGCAACGTGACCATGTCCCGCGGAGGTGTGATGCCGAGCCTCAACAAAGCTCtggcgaagaagcagaagagcgGAAAGCACGCGAAGGCGACGCCAAGCGTCTAG
- a CDS encoding histone H2A, putative (Part of an H2 histone array. Number of copies in the array is uncertain.), giving the protein MATPKQAVKKASKGGSSRSVKAGLIFPVGRVGTLLRRGQYARRIGASGAVYMAAVLEYLTAELLELSVKAAAQQTKKTKRLTPRTVTLAVRHDDDLGALLRNVTMSRGGVMPSLNKALAKKQKSGKHAKATPSV; this is encoded by the coding sequence ATGGCAACACCCAAACaggcagtgaagaaggcatCGAAGGGCGGGAGCAGCCGCTCTGTGAAGGCGGGGTTGATCTTCCCTGTGGGTCGCGTTGGTACGCTGCTGCGCCGCGGACAGTATGCCCGCCGCATCGGTGCTTCTGGCGCTGTGTACATGGCGGCTGTGCTGGAGTACTTGACTGCCGAACTGCTGGAGCTATCCGTGAAGGCTGCTGCCCaacagacgaagaagacgaagcGCTTGACGCCACGCACAGTAACCCTTGCTGTACGCCACGACGACGACCTTGGTGCGTTGCTGCGCAACGTGACCATGTCCCGCGGAGGTGTGATGCCGAGCCTCAACAAAGCTCtggcgaagaagcagaagagcgGAAAGCACGCGAAGGCGACGCCAAGCGTCTAG